Within the Hermetia illucens chromosome 6, iHerIll2.2.curated.20191125, whole genome shotgun sequence genome, the region cgcttaataggattcaaagaaccgtgtgAGTAGCTGTTACTGGGGCACTGCAGTcctacccggcagatgctctcaatgtactcctgcatctcctccctctaGACCTTCACATTAACTACGTTGAAGCATGCAATGCCGGCAGACTACATGAGTCCGAATGTtgagcagcgaagtcctacggccacagcaacatcccagatgaagtacctcggtaAATCTGGTCATTCCccatggactatgccacacgcaagctgaacttcacgagaaacttttctgtggactttccaaccagggcaaattgGAAGACCGACGGCATGTTACAAGGTTATGACTCgctattctttaccgacggatcaaagaaggcatgtggagtcggcgcgggggtctTCTCGAATACAcgcagtgtatccaagtcgtatagtctcccaggtttcgcccaTGTATtacaagcggaagtactggcgatattggaaatctgtcgatggcttgagcgagattcgagccccaagcgtaacatagccattctgaccgacaaccaagcggcaatcaaggccttgtactcagcgaccaTATCCTCCAGGCTAGTGGGGCActacagagacgcgctgaaccgtctggacgAAGCGAGGCTCTGGTTTTGGCAGCCCTTTGATGAATACAGTCGATCTTTCGCTGGCGGTTGTcgagggccgagtctactcgcactacttagcaaccgcgggcctaagatggcgaaggcttacgagctgtgccaagtcaaggagaatttggctcgcttataacatagcccgatcaagagagctcctgtgccagacgcgtgcaaatgaattcaagattacggcggtctgcacggggcactggcccaaagGGGGCCATGCCTCCAggctcgacataccctacaattggcattgccgaagctgcagaaaaggtagggaaaccctcatgcactttctctgcgattgtccagctctagctagagtcaggctagggacactgagtaaaccattctttggggaccttagagagatttctagctgcagggtgcgAGAGCTGCTCTCCTTTGTGAgtgctacgggttggctctgaagatccgagccggctaggttctgcctccctgctcccataacagcagtcacggtcttgagAGTTTGTGGCACGGCACTATTTGGCCGCCTCGgagcctacctacctaccccttgTTATTCGTTTCGAATTCATTTCGACGATTTCCATGCATTATTCGGTGCTTTGTACCTTAGTAGTTTCTATCTTTTTTGCAATATTAAATTTGTTTACAATAACTAAGTTCTATATCTAAATGGAATTTATTTATGTGTTACTACTCTGTGTTTCTGTGCACCTCGAGGATGCAACATTGTCATCGCTACCACAAAATCTTGACCCGTAGATTTTTTCACGGTGTTGAGTATCTAATACAGGATTAATAATGTTAGCCAAATTGCTGATGCGCTTCTTGAACCGATCGCGATCACGTGCGAAATTTTCCCAGTGACCTCTTCGCGCACTCCGGTATGCGAAGTCCCATTTATACATTACATGAATTTCGGGGTTCAGATTGAAGCGGACCTTTTTATCTTTCGTCTCGTCAAAACTCGAATCCAATTGCCCCATTTCTGGCATTTTCATACAATTATCAGTCTCGTCGATGTCATTTTCATCTTCGCTGCTGCTGTCATCGCTATAGCTGTCTAAGTTGGACTCCTCGTCACTATCGCGGGCCAGTTCCAACACTCCTTCCCGGGCATCTTCCGAGAAACAAATTACCAAGCTGTCGTCACTGCATTCAGATATTTGCCGAACGCGCTGAGGGGGCGTGAATGCGTATGGGGCACGCATCTTCCCGACTGGCGATTTGCAGGTGGCACCAGTTACAACCGGATCGCTTAACTTTGATTTCGAAAAGTCCTCACAAGTAATCTCCTTTTCGGGAATGATCACTTGATTAACGGATTCTTGTGTGACGGGAGATTTCCATAGCAGTGCAGGAAAATCGTCACTGGTGAAAATAGCAAACTCGATAGTGGCAGACACTGTCGGCTGCGAGGGAAGAACGCTGCAATCGTTATTGACGTTCGGCTTAAACGGGGCTTCCCCTTTCTCAATCGCGTAATTATTGTAATACTTCGGATTGTAATAGCGATGGTGGTCCGAGTAAAAATCACAGTTCAAATTTGGATTAATAAATCcgttaacaatttttttaattcggTTTAGGAACCCTTGCGGGTTCGCGTGGTAACTATTGTTTGGCTCGTTAGGCGACTTATACCCTTTAGCACTAGGGGATATTGGAAGGTTCATAATTTGGGGTGGAGGAGGATGCGGGAACATCATTGACTGCTGCTGGGGAAATATCATACGTGGTCGCTGTTGCTCCGGAAAAACAATATGTGGAGGCGACATCGCAGGTAGTGTTTGGTGCCTTTGCCTCCCGAAAAAACCCCGACCAGTGTGAAAGGGGTACGCTCCCCACCGTTTTCCTCCGAACCAGGGATGGTTACTATCTCCTCCACCCAACACATATCCGTTACCCATCTCCGAGTTTCGATGCGGGGAAAAGGGCGTTGATGCTCCTGCAGAATACGTTGATCTACCGAAATTTCCGTCCATTTTGGATTGAACACGCGAATAATATTGGATCCCAAAAACCACAAAAAGGGTTATCTCTTGTTCGATTAcctctattataactttttatTTGGCTGCAACACTGTGTATACATCTCCTGACGTCATACACGCGCGGTTACTACAAAATTCCATACGAAAAACTTATTTAAGGACGATCGCGTCGATCCGCCATTCCGAGCTGTCGAACCACAACAAATTAAAATGACTTTCTAAAAAACTATAATTTTCACAACCTAGACCGACGCGcaaaattttcttaaatatttCACATGTTCAATAAACGATTACCAGAGTtgacaaaaaaaattcttcttAACAGTCCTTTGTACGAAATAAATAGACGCTCCCTCAACTGATTCACAACTGCGATATTCACTTCCCGACACTTTTCTCCCACGTTGTTGCGGCCGGTCTAACAGGCAATACCTTCATTAAAATGCCCGACTTACAAATGTATTGCGGAAGCTTATCCGTATACATGATCAGTGCTAAAGAAGGACAAAGCATaaccttcgtcaaatcgtattggtcagAGAGAGATGAAAAGAATATGTCAGCCATGTTTGATTGAACGAAAAATTATTATGTCATGGCCGCTGTCAGATTTGCACATTTTTGCAATTTGAATCGAAAAAAGAGAAAtttctgaatgaaaaaaaagCATTTAAATGGCATCTATCTTTCGTAGTCTCAAGCAAACTATATTTGGAAGAATTTCATtccaaaagttgaaaatttaaagtgTACGTTTCATTGTTTACTTGAGtgcaaataaaaagtaaacaaagGTAATACGACGAAACGTGAATTTCGAGGGGTAATGGAAGcggggttttgtttttttttaaaggtttaGTTTATTTCGAATTAATTgcctttttattgaaaaataaacgGAAACGTGATCAGTTTGTGTATAAAAAGCGTTTCTTGCAGTCAAGTTTGATTGTAATGACAAAACTGTAGTAGATATGCAACATTTATAAATGCTCGCAATGCAAAGTTTCCCCTTTATTTGGAAGTGGTGGCGATATTAGGAAAACGAAACCAACAGCacattgagaaaaaaaaacttttcgtaATAAAAATTTGAGCCaggttattattatctttttatgcaatcatttttatttcataCACCCAAACAaatcaaaagaagaaataaatataAAGTTCAAAATCTGTAATTGCCAAGCTATTCTGCTAGCAAAAGGCGAAAGATTTATTCAAC harbors:
- the LOC119659916 gene encoding uncharacterized protein LOC119659916, giving the protein MDGNFGRSTYSAGASTPFSPHRNSEMGNGYVLGGGDSNHPWFGGKRWGAYPFHTGRGFFGRQRHQTLPAMSPPHIVFPEQQRPRMIFPQQQSMMFPHPPPPQIMNLPISPSAKGYKSPNEPNNSYHANPQGFLNRIKKIVNGFINPNLNCDFYSDHHRYYNPKYYNNYAIEKGEAPFKPNVNNDCSVLPSQPTVSATIEFAIFTSDDFPALLWKSPVTQESVNQVIIPEKEITCEDFSKSKLSDPVVTGATCKSPVGKMRAPYAFTPPQRVRQISECSDDSLVICFSEDAREGVLELARDSDEESNLDSYSDDSSSEDENDIDETDNCMKMPEMGQLDSSFDETKDKKVRFNLNPEIHVMYKWDFAYRSARRGHWENFARDRDRFKKRISNLANIINPVLDTQHREKIYGSRFCGSDDNVASSRCTETQSSNT